One Panulirus ornatus isolate Po-2019 chromosome 39, ASM3632096v1, whole genome shotgun sequence DNA segment encodes these proteins:
- the LOC139761161 gene encoding F-box only protein 5-like produces the protein MKLGKMEAEVASEPVDDKHELIQHVSKPDNRTDDSGYSSDVLVSPELNRGFTVPQCLDASIDSFSLIPGIAKKTVERLTSTPHSSSDESLPKIDVLDGVTKRRQIFGVPVLDLSSPLEICELELTCKEDANQLNSVPSKCDQPKLSTEQKTQPVKQTTKQKESLSKLSRKCRKPQYIFARMLKEADYLVVKVLAHLSGQDLLNLSHVNRQLREMILGNKRLNARRVAFINGRRKECENVGKENFKMKMLTEGSSSSSFGTLSPRKALSTIENLQPTSPAKASSTFHVASHTVFESFIEEGQKLPQGEELQKCVKCKSPAMVQKSQQRAVCSRKKCGYDYCIRCHLSSHRRPQDCSVLKPRTRQGNGIFSNKCKRSLRRL, from the exons ATGAA ATTGGGCAAGATGGAGGCTGAGGTGGCAAGTGAACCTGTGGATGACAAGCATGAGCTCATACAGCACGTTTCGAAACCTGATAACCGTACTGATGATTCTGGTTATAGTTCTGATGTACTCGTATCTCCAGAGCTCAATAGAGGTTTCACGGTACCTCAGTGTCTTGATGCATCCATCGATAGTTTCAGCCTCATACCTGGTATTGCTAAAAAAACAGTTGAAAG ACTAACAAGTACGCCACATAGCAGCAGTGATGAGTCATTGCCAAAAATTGATGTATTGGATGGTGTTACCAAAAGAAGGCAGATCTTTGGGGTCCCTGTTTTGGACTTATCGTCTCCGCTTGAAATTTGTGAATTGGAGTTGACTTGTAAAGAAGATGCCAACCAGTTGAATAGCGTGCCCTCAAAATGTGACCAACCAAAATTAAGTACAGAGCAGAAAACACAGCCAGTTAAACAGACTACCAAGCAAAAGGAATCATTATCAAAGTTATCCAGAAAATGCCGAAAACCCCAGTATATTTTTGCTCGAATGTTGAAAGAAGCAGATTACCTGGTTGTAAAGGTCTTGGCACATTTATCTGGACAAGATCTGTTAAACCTTAGTCATGTTAACAGACAGCTCCGGGAAATGATACTTGGGAATAAAAGACTTAATGCCAGAAGAGTTGCTTTCATTAATGGAAGAAGAAAGGAATGTGAAAATGTTGGAAAG GAAAACTTCAAAATGAAGATGTTAACTGAAGGTTCAAGTTCCTCATCATTTGGTACACTGTCACCACGTAAAGCACTGTCAACTATTGAAAATCTTCAACCAACTAGTCCTGCAAAGGCTTCATCCACCTTCCATGTTGCATCTCACACAGTGTTTGAAAGTTTTATTGAG GAAGGCCAAAAACTACCTCAAGGGGAAGAACTGCAGAAGTGTGTGAAATGCAAGTCCCCAGCAATGGTACAGAAATCACAGCAAAGGGCAGTGTGTTCTCGTAAGAAGTGTGGCTATGATTATTGTATCCGATGCCACCTTTCTTCTCATCGCAGACCCCAAGATTGCTCTGTACTTAAACCACGCACAAGACAAGGGAATGGAATATTTTCAAATAAATGTAAGAGAAGTTTACGGAGGTTATGA